One window of Paenibacillus sp. FSL K6-3182 genomic DNA carries:
- a CDS encoding histidine kinase, translated as MMNNAVRFLISSLPGKTIIRTIMFSYLIVNILLLLLLGLLSVQDSTKSLTKEVTQSSYKIMEQAARGLSFNLEEATRPLVLLTGHYSVGSLMNPGREMDIAGRIQHERNIADLAFGVSSLQSMVSDVLILGKNGYVNNLDGRKSLRWDYPFSEQAWFRQAISDTPNKGFITLGLHTQDYYLENNISKYNMPTLSIALPVKDYTLRTIGAVIANLDLAKINGMFEFSSYQNNESIFMIDDQQTIIAHKDSSAIGTKLDFSGIELIYASDSGSFVTELGGNETLVIFHPTAVQGWRMISTIPMSVIRGQSDSLKSNLIGFIYLCLLLNLLISILNTARISRPFGQLLSTLDKIGEDSIYIIKNKYRYRELDLIGDKFRELVIRIETLVKQNYQSDIALKEVELKTLQSQINPHFLFNTLQLLQTEIVCGSTEDSNHLVLSLSSLLRYSIKQSEEMVELEQEIQNVRDYLYIVNKKYDDRIDIEFLIPDESILKNRTIKLILQPLVENVVFHGFGENPQSAKMTIRVMTVKKGIMIVIQDNGKGISRSRSRQLARQLKQQDFKPDGIGLFNVNQRIRLKFGPDYGLKIRSRQGIFTTVYIVLPRT; from the coding sequence ATGATGAACAATGCTGTCAGATTCTTGATTAGTTCCTTACCTGGAAAAACCATCATTCGAACGATTATGTTCTCATATTTAATTGTAAACATTCTACTTTTATTGTTGCTGGGACTATTATCCGTTCAGGACTCAACTAAAAGTCTTACCAAAGAAGTCACTCAATCCAGCTACAAAATAATGGAGCAGGCAGCACGCGGGCTCAGCTTCAATCTTGAAGAAGCGACTCGCCCGCTCGTTCTTCTAACAGGCCATTATTCGGTTGGAAGCTTGATGAATCCAGGCAGGGAAATGGATATCGCAGGGCGCATCCAGCATGAGAGGAATATCGCGGACCTTGCATTTGGCGTATCTTCCTTGCAATCAATGGTAAGTGATGTTTTGATATTGGGCAAAAATGGCTATGTAAACAACCTGGATGGCAGAAAATCACTTCGGTGGGATTATCCTTTCTCCGAACAAGCTTGGTTTAGGCAGGCGATCTCGGATACTCCAAACAAAGGATTCATTACGCTTGGACTCCATACGCAGGACTATTACTTAGAAAATAATATTTCAAAATATAACATGCCGACGTTATCGATCGCTCTTCCGGTTAAAGATTATACCCTTAGAACGATCGGGGCTGTCATTGCTAATTTGGATTTAGCCAAAATCAACGGGATGTTTGAATTTAGCTCCTATCAAAACAATGAAAGCATCTTTATGATCGATGATCAGCAGACTATCATCGCCCATAAGGATAGTTCGGCAATCGGGACAAAACTTGACTTCTCAGGTATCGAGCTTATTTATGCCAGCGACTCAGGAAGTTTCGTTACCGAGCTTGGCGGAAATGAGACACTTGTTATATTCCACCCTACTGCCGTTCAGGGTTGGAGAATGATCTCGACGATTCCGATGTCTGTCATCAGAGGACAATCAGACTCACTGAAGTCAAACTTGATCGGTTTTATTTATCTTTGTTTGCTGCTCAACCTCCTCATATCCATCTTGAACACCGCTCGGATATCCCGCCCATTTGGGCAACTGCTCTCAACATTGGACAAGATTGGCGAAGACAGTATTTATATCATTAAGAATAAATACAGGTATCGCGAATTGGATTTGATAGGCGACAAATTTAGGGAACTGGTCATCCGGATCGAAACGTTGGTCAAACAAAATTATCAATCAGATATTGCACTAAAAGAGGTAGAGCTCAAAACGCTGCAGTCCCAGATCAATCCACACTTTCTATTCAATACGCTGCAACTGCTGCAAACCGAAATTGTATGTGGAAGTACGGAGGATTCCAACCATTTGGTGTTGTCATTGAGCAGTCTGCTAAGGTATTCCATAAAGCAATCGGAAGAGATGGTGGAGCTGGAACAAGAAATTCAGAACGTCAGGGATTATCTCTATATTGTGAACAAAAAATATGACGATCGAATTGACATCGAGTTTCTTATTCCGGACGAGTCGATTCTAAAAAACAGAACGATCAAGTTGATCCTGCAGCCTCTCGTAGAAAACGTGGTTTTTCATGGATTTGGCGAAAATCCGCAGTCAGCAAAAATGACGATTAGGGTTATGACAGTCAAAAAAGGAATTATGATCGTTATCCAAGACAATGGAAAAGGGATATCAAGGAGCAGAAGCCGTCAATTGGCTAGGCAATTGAAGCAACAAGACTTTAAGCCGGATGGGATAGGCCTATTCAACGTCAATCAGCGTATCCGATTGAAATTCGGACCTGATTACGGACTGAAGATTAGAAGCAGGCAAGGGATATTTACAACGGTTTATATCGTGTTGCCCAGAACGTGA
- a CDS encoding YjhG/YagF family D-xylonate dehydratase, with translation MNEGFEMIMGKDIDSYFDIYTHAPGPSGSLPLTPDMLRNSPSGDLFGLTQNVGMGWDPKKLLGKQILILGTQGGIRDEDGRPIALGYHTGHWEVGIMMKAAAEEITDLGGVPFAGFVSDPCDGRSQGTTGMFDSLPFRNDAAMVLRRLIRSLPQRSAVLGVGTCDKGLPSMMLALAGMGKLPGVIVPGGVTLPPTQGEDAGKIQTIGARYTNGELSLEEAADLGCRACATPGGGCQFLGTAGTAQVIAEALGMTVPHAALAPSGQPVWEEMARQSARAALKMAESGLTTGQIITDHAIRNAMAVHAAFGGSTNLLLHIPAIAHAAGLTLPTVADWAEVNRSVPRLVSVLPNGPEHHPTVRAFLAGGVPEVMLHMRKLGVLDEKSLTVTGNTIGETLDWWESSERRHRMRRHLLENEGIDPDRVIFSPERAKQAGLTSTVTFPTGNICPEGSVIKSTAIDPSMVDSDGVYRHVGRAKVFTTERAAIHAIKNKGIVAGDIMVLIGRGPSGTGMEETYQLTSALKHLPFGKEVSLLTDARFSGVSTGACIGHIGPEALAGGPVGQLRNGDWIDIRIDLRQLEGHVEMVGSGEVPEDSEVGTNVLASRKPHPDLAKDPDLPDDTRLWAALQAASGGTWRGCVYDVDRIVKLLEAGMNTAEGQKIMNS, from the coding sequence ATGAATGAAGGCTTCGAAATGATAATGGGCAAAGATATCGATTCTTATTTTGACATCTATACCCATGCTCCAGGACCAAGCGGCTCCTTGCCGCTTACCCCGGATATGCTTCGTAATTCACCAAGCGGTGATTTATTCGGATTAACACAGAACGTTGGCATGGGATGGGACCCGAAGAAGCTTTTGGGAAAGCAAATACTCATTCTTGGAACCCAAGGCGGCATTCGAGATGAGGACGGCCGCCCGATCGCTCTTGGCTATCATACGGGGCATTGGGAAGTTGGAATCATGATGAAAGCCGCAGCGGAGGAAATCACAGATCTTGGAGGCGTGCCCTTCGCGGGTTTCGTTAGCGATCCTTGTGATGGCCGTTCACAAGGGACGACGGGGATGTTCGATTCACTGCCGTTCCGCAATGATGCGGCTATGGTATTAAGACGTCTTATTCGTTCCTTGCCGCAACGCTCTGCCGTATTGGGGGTAGGCACTTGTGACAAAGGATTGCCATCCATGATGTTGGCACTGGCAGGGATGGGTAAACTTCCTGGCGTAATTGTTCCTGGCGGCGTTACTCTTCCACCGACCCAAGGCGAGGATGCAGGCAAGATCCAAACGATTGGCGCGAGATATACGAATGGTGAGCTCTCGCTTGAGGAAGCGGCTGATCTCGGTTGCCGCGCGTGCGCGACACCTGGTGGAGGCTGTCAGTTCTTAGGAACAGCGGGAACGGCGCAGGTGATAGCGGAGGCTCTTGGTATGACCGTTCCTCATGCTGCACTGGCACCGTCAGGACAGCCGGTGTGGGAGGAAATGGCACGGCAATCTGCCAGAGCTGCTCTCAAAATGGCGGAGAGCGGACTGACGACAGGCCAGATTATAACGGATCATGCCATTCGAAATGCGATGGCCGTTCATGCAGCCTTCGGCGGATCTACAAATTTGCTGCTCCATATTCCTGCAATCGCACATGCGGCGGGGCTCACCCTGCCAACTGTCGCTGATTGGGCAGAAGTCAACCGCAGCGTCCCGCGATTAGTCAGCGTTCTTCCTAATGGACCAGAACATCACCCGACAGTGAGAGCTTTCCTTGCTGGCGGTGTACCTGAGGTTATGCTGCATATGCGCAAACTTGGCGTTTTGGATGAGAAGTCGCTTACGGTAACAGGCAATACGATTGGGGAGACGCTGGATTGGTGGGAATCGTCAGAACGCCGCCACCGCATGCGCCGGCATTTGCTGGAGAACGAGGGGATTGATCCAGACCGCGTCATCTTCAGCCCGGAACGCGCCAAACAAGCAGGGCTGACCTCGACTGTGACTTTCCCGACAGGAAACATTTGTCCCGAGGGCTCTGTTATTAAATCGACTGCAATTGATCCTTCAATGGTTGACAGTGATGGGGTCTATCGCCACGTCGGCAGGGCGAAAGTGTTCACGACGGAACGTGCAGCAATCCATGCGATAAAAAACAAAGGCATCGTTGCCGGGGATATTATGGTACTCATTGGGCGCGGCCCATCGGGTACGGGGATGGAAGAGACTTACCAGCTGACTTCAGCGCTTAAGCATCTGCCCTTCGGCAAAGAAGTATCACTGCTTACAGACGCACGCTTCTCGGGCGTCTCAACTGGCGCTTGTATAGGTCATATTGGACCCGAGGCTCTTGCTGGCGGACCCGTTGGCCAGCTTCGCAATGGCGATTGGATTGACATCCGTATCGACCTCCGTCAATTAGAGGGACATGTCGAAATGGTAGGCAGCGGTGAGGTGCCGGAGGATTCGGAAGTGGGAACGAATGTATTGGCTTCTAGAAAGCCTCATCCCGATCTTGCGAAAGACCCTGATCTTCCTGACGACACTCGGCTATGGGCTGCACTGCAAGCAGCGAGCGGCGGCACATGGCGGGGATGCGTCTATGACGTAGACAGAATCGTCAAACTGCTGGAAGCGGGTATGAACACGGCAGAAGGCCAGAAAATAATGAACAGTTAA
- a CDS encoding carbohydrate ABC transporter permease, producing the protein MKKTFEKRLWILDIIMLPAGLIAFFPFYLIIVNTFKTMQDAARSPMALPSKWIFKNYIQVFEETSILQSFWNSFIITVCSVVLIVLIGAMAAYPVVFNANRLTRFAMLYLLAGFMIPFQATLIPLFQLMSDLHLIDKISGLIILYTSGSVFVFFLMTGYMKSIPRELPEAAVIDGCSVWGIFWRIIFPLLKPITITSIIFQTMWIWNDFLAPMLFLNSSSKSTLVLQIYKAKGEFTVDWPMFMTLTVITLVPIFIFFIIMQKHIVKGIAAGAVKG; encoded by the coding sequence ATGAAAAAAACCTTTGAAAAACGGTTATGGATTCTAGACATTATCATGCTCCCTGCAGGATTAATAGCGTTCTTTCCGTTTTATTTAATCATTGTCAACACATTCAAAACGATGCAAGATGCCGCAAGAAGCCCGATGGCTCTTCCTTCGAAATGGATCTTTAAAAACTATATTCAGGTTTTCGAGGAAACATCGATCTTGCAAAGCTTTTGGAACAGTTTTATAATCACCGTCTGTTCTGTCGTATTGATCGTTTTGATTGGTGCGATGGCGGCATACCCGGTTGTGTTCAATGCGAATCGATTAACACGGTTTGCTATGCTCTATTTGCTTGCCGGATTTATGATTCCTTTCCAAGCGACTCTCATTCCCTTGTTCCAGCTGATGAGTGATTTGCACCTGATCGACAAAATATCCGGTTTGATCATTCTGTACACGAGCGGCTCTGTGTTCGTCTTTTTCCTAATGACGGGCTATATGAAGTCGATACCCCGGGAGCTGCCCGAAGCGGCCGTCATCGATGGCTGTAGTGTATGGGGCATCTTCTGGCGGATCATCTTTCCGCTGCTAAAGCCCATTACGATAACGAGCATCATTTTTCAGACGATGTGGATATGGAACGACTTTTTGGCACCTATGCTGTTTTTGAACTCATCCTCCAAATCGACACTCGTTCTGCAAATCTATAAAGCTAAAGGCGAATTTACCGTTGATTGGCCGATGTTCATGACACTTACGGTCATCACATTGGTGCCGATATTCATCTTCTTTATTATTATGCAAAAGCATATCGTCAAGGGTATCGCTGCTGGCGCTGTCAAAGGCTGA
- a CDS encoding EamA family transporter, whose translation MWLTYSVFAALCFGLRGILYHWTSQKPLNRNLLLCGAFTMGALVNGICALVFSSNWTLAALIGIQMGLFSFGANASMFKGFAVGKASLVAILTALPSVVVVIVAFGLWGEKLHAMQFIAFVVIVGGVLLVRLSNDISLRNLQGAQWGLLAMLLFAANDLSGKWSTIMEADLFPTMFFMFLTGASCFGIWWLRDLQAERARRALSLLGAVTARGEMRVSQHSSSVSLTAKPPAWSGKKTFLIGLAVGTTNAVGMMLIVTAFDLGKAGLVSAVTALNVLIVLLYTRFVVKEKFTKIEITGISLAFAGILLMRLFGS comes from the coding sequence ATGTGGCTTACTTATTCAGTGTTTGCAGCCTTATGTTTTGGCTTGCGAGGCATTCTGTACCATTGGACGAGTCAGAAGCCGCTTAACCGTAACTTGTTGCTATGCGGTGCGTTTACTATGGGAGCGCTCGTAAATGGAATTTGCGCGTTAGTGTTCTCATCGAACTGGACTCTCGCGGCGTTGATAGGCATTCAAATGGGCTTGTTTTCATTCGGTGCGAATGCCAGTATGTTCAAGGGGTTTGCAGTCGGCAAGGCTTCACTTGTAGCGATACTAACGGCATTGCCTTCAGTCGTTGTTGTGATCGTTGCGTTTGGACTTTGGGGAGAAAAACTCCATGCGATGCAATTCATTGCATTTGTCGTGATTGTTGGCGGAGTGCTTCTCGTTCGGCTATCGAATGACATCTCGCTGCGCAATTTGCAAGGAGCACAGTGGGGGCTGCTGGCCATGCTGCTGTTTGCAGCAAATGATTTGTCAGGCAAATGGTCAACAATTATGGAAGCAGATTTGTTTCCTACCATGTTTTTTATGTTTTTGACGGGCGCATCGTGTTTTGGTATATGGTGGCTGCGAGATCTGCAAGCGGAGAGAGCTAGAAGAGCGTTGTCGCTGCTGGGTGCGGTAACTGCCCGGGGGGAAATGCGTGTGTCACAGCATTCTTCCAGCGTTAGTTTAACCGCTAAGCCACCAGCTTGGAGCGGCAAAAAAACGTTTCTTATTGGTTTGGCCGTCGGCACAACTAACGCTGTCGGCATGATGCTTATTGTAACCGCATTTGATCTTGGCAAAGCGGGGCTAGTATCTGCTGTCACAGCTCTAAACGTTCTGATTGTGCTGCTCTATACACGATTCGTTGTGAAAGAGAAGTTCACGAAGATAGAGATCACCGGCATTTCACTTGCCTTCGCGGGTATCTTGCTGATGCGATTATTCGGATCGTAA
- a CDS encoding glycoside hydrolase family 43 protein encodes MINNPILRGFHPDPSILRVGEDYYIATSTFEWFPGVRVHHSKDLVNWRPLTSILTRSSQLNMEGNINSGGAWAPCLSYHEGVFYLIYTDVKSRTGAFKDTHNYMVTADDIMGPWSEPIYLNSSGFDPSLFHDEDGRQWLLNMIWDHRRGTNSFAGTILQEYSKEKKKLIGPKKNIFLGTQLRLTEGPHLYKRNGYYYLLTAEGGTQYEHAVTMARSRHIDGPYEVDPANPILTSAGKPELKLQKAGHASLVETQNGEWYMVHLVGRPVIDKRCMLGRETAIQRCHWTDDDWIAVDGGANSPQYVVQAPQLPTHPFPAEPSLDHFDRAQLGLQWNTLRIPASPDWLSLTERPGFLRLRGQESMSSTHRQSLVARRQQSMYCEAETSIEYHPEHYQQMAGLILFYDTRDYVYLRLTHHEKLGTCIGIVQSQNGMYNEILDQDIPIADGTYRLKVSIQREMARFMYAGQTGEWIVIGPQLDVSHLSDEYADYIRFTGNFIGVCVQDLSGERKHADFDYFRYEEYDVVQTDH; translated from the coding sequence ATGATTAACAATCCCATACTGCGAGGATTTCATCCTGATCCATCTATCTTGCGTGTAGGAGAAGACTATTATATTGCAACTTCGACATTTGAATGGTTCCCGGGAGTACGTGTTCACCATTCCAAGGATTTGGTGAATTGGCGTCCGCTCACTTCGATATTGACACGTTCTTCACAATTGAATATGGAAGGCAACATCAATTCCGGTGGCGCGTGGGCACCATGCTTAAGCTATCATGAAGGCGTTTTCTATCTTATTTATACAGATGTAAAAAGTCGCACGGGAGCCTTCAAGGATACTCATAATTATATGGTGACGGCGGACGATATAATGGGGCCTTGGTCTGAGCCCATTTATTTGAACAGCAGCGGTTTCGATCCTTCCTTATTTCATGATGAGGATGGTCGCCAATGGCTATTGAATATGATCTGGGATCATAGGAGAGGGACAAACTCTTTCGCTGGCACTATTCTTCAGGAATACTCGAAGGAAAAGAAGAAACTTATTGGTCCTAAGAAAAATATTTTTCTAGGCACACAGCTGAGATTAACCGAAGGACCTCATTTATATAAACGAAATGGATACTATTACTTGCTGACAGCTGAAGGTGGAACGCAATATGAACACGCTGTCACGATGGCGCGTTCTCGGCATATCGATGGTCCTTATGAAGTTGATCCCGCGAATCCAATCTTGACATCTGCGGGCAAGCCGGAATTGAAATTACAAAAGGCGGGGCATGCTTCACTAGTGGAAACGCAGAACGGCGAGTGGTATATGGTTCACCTCGTCGGTCGTCCTGTGATTGATAAGCGATGTATGCTCGGCAGAGAAACGGCCATTCAGCGCTGTCATTGGACGGATGATGATTGGATCGCTGTTGACGGAGGAGCCAATTCGCCGCAATATGTGGTGCAAGCACCTCAATTGCCAACACATCCATTCCCAGCTGAACCGAGCCTCGACCACTTTGATAGAGCACAGCTTGGGCTGCAATGGAACACCCTTCGCATCCCTGCAAGTCCCGATTGGCTATCCTTAACGGAAAGGCCAGGATTCTTGCGGCTTCGCGGCCAGGAGTCCATGAGTTCAACGCATCGCCAAAGTCTTGTCGCGCGTAGACAACAATCGATGTATTGTGAAGCGGAAACATCCATTGAATACCATCCAGAGCATTATCAGCAAATGGCGGGATTGATTCTGTTCTACGATACCCGTGATTATGTCTATTTGCGCCTGACGCATCATGAGAAATTAGGTACATGTATTGGGATTGTACAATCACAAAATGGAATGTATAACGAAATACTGGATCAAGATATTCCAATTGCGGATGGAACATACCGATTGAAGGTCAGTATTCAGCGTGAAATGGCCAGGTTCATGTATGCGGGCCAGACAGGTGAATGGATTGTGATTGGCCCACAGCTTGATGTTAGCCATTTATCTGATGAATATGCTGATTATATTCGTTTTACAGGCAATTTTATCGGTGTTTGCGTCCAAGACTTAAGCGGGGAACGCAAGCATGCTGATTTCGATTATTTTCGATATGAAGAGTATGATGTTGTGCAAACGGATCATTAA
- a CDS encoding response regulator, with product MKLLIVDDQLSLHRYLNKVMDWKELGITKVQHAYDGEEAANMVETFRPDLMIMDIHMPLLDGIESLKRIQHLDKIPRTIILSAYDQFEYARDALRLHVSQYLLKPVDAELLRDALHELIQQSVSDAQKSIRSELDRTIYAGQIEADSLMNFQDFLEFLAIERFAILTFENSLPSDHDYSCLLQEQAVIKIHCVMCCKNRKEQVVLVGGGDDLSSGQLRELSESVMKKVAESSPSHTLSVGISSITQDAAFLPQLISESMLAVRAPASETGSKLQDAVRRIKPYVETRYQEDLSLQSVADRFDIDKYQLSRAFKQEFGVNYWAYVIQVRMIKAAELLVGTNWRNNHIAEHIGFLDESHFSRAFKKYFGVTPKEYRASSIRPN from the coding sequence ATGAAATTGCTTATTGTGGACGATCAATTATCTTTGCATAGATATTTAAATAAAGTGATGGATTGGAAGGAGCTAGGGATTACGAAGGTGCAACATGCATATGACGGTGAAGAAGCGGCCAACATGGTAGAAACCTTCCGTCCCGATCTGATGATCATGGATATTCATATGCCGTTGCTCGACGGAATCGAGTCGCTGAAGCGGATTCAACATTTGGACAAAATACCGCGAACAATTATTTTAAGTGCATATGATCAATTCGAATATGCCAGGGATGCACTTCGACTTCATGTTTCCCAGTACCTGTTAAAGCCGGTCGACGCCGAATTGCTTCGGGATGCTTTGCATGAGCTGATTCAACAGTCCGTATCGGATGCTCAGAAATCGATTCGCAGTGAACTCGATCGGACGATATACGCTGGACAGATCGAAGCAGATTCGTTGATGAACTTCCAAGACTTCCTGGAATTTCTCGCCATCGAACGTTTTGCTATTTTGACATTCGAGAACAGTCTGCCATCGGACCATGATTATTCCTGCTTGCTGCAAGAACAAGCGGTCATCAAAATCCACTGTGTTATGTGTTGTAAAAACCGCAAGGAGCAAGTAGTGCTAGTCGGCGGGGGGGACGATCTGTCTAGCGGTCAATTGAGGGAATTAAGTGAATCTGTGATGAAAAAAGTGGCAGAGTCATCACCATCTCACACATTGTCTGTCGGAATCAGCTCAATTACCCAAGATGCCGCATTTCTGCCACAGCTAATTTCCGAGAGCATGCTAGCGGTAAGAGCGCCTGCTTCGGAAACCGGATCCAAGCTTCAGGATGCTGTGCGGCGGATTAAACCGTATGTAGAAACCCGATATCAAGAGGATTTATCTTTGCAATCAGTGGCAGATCGCTTCGATATAGACAAGTATCAATTAAGTCGTGCGTTCAAACAGGAATTCGGTGTGAATTATTGGGCTTATGTGATCCAGGTGCGGATGATTAAAGCCGCAGAACTACTCGTTGGAACGAATTGGAGGAACAACCACATCGCGGAGCATATCGGTTTTTTGGACGAGAGCCACTTTAGCCGCGCTTTCAAAAAGTATTTCGGCGTAACGCCTAAAGAGTACCGCGCATCGTCTATTCGACCCAATTAA
- a CDS encoding sugar ABC transporter substrate-binding protein, whose product MKKTSLLLLITLLCLSVVLAACGKNSNTGNKGNTGNEGTANNAEKGNDAPKPVKLSILAWNNEKEMKPVIDGFKEKYPHISFDFQFAPPVKDYIAKLQTMLLSNTAPDIFIIAAENRNEIIDGGYALDLTDEPFMSVMLDSNKPMLSKDGRTYAFTQSGWAGGLFYNKQLFQKAGITKLPETWDEFIQDCLKLKEAGIIPLYDRMHDITIIHSAMFGSNVLTKDPTFDEKLFKGEATFAEGWTEVLTMWKEGLIDNKILTPDMIGLTGDQVMNEFSLGNVAMFPGGPWNIATIEKTNPDIEFEIMPIPGKEPGNKYYNGAPGVGFAVNSKTKNKEEALLFLEYMTTQEGLKQFEEGTGGIITAHGYESKVHPAYAPAYNDGLMAGKIYLPMVSWDRHQEALRNQFLVSIQDIAVNKITPEQATASLDKKLKEMENK is encoded by the coding sequence ATGAAGAAAACGTCTCTACTGCTTCTTATCACTCTCCTTTGTTTATCAGTCGTGCTCGCTGCATGCGGTAAAAACAGCAATACAGGTAATAAAGGCAATACCGGTAATGAAGGTACGGCCAACAATGCTGAAAAGGGCAATGATGCACCTAAACCAGTCAAGCTAAGCATTCTTGCATGGAACAATGAAAAAGAAATGAAGCCTGTTATAGACGGCTTCAAAGAAAAATATCCACATATTTCATTCGATTTTCAATTTGCTCCACCGGTAAAGGATTACATTGCTAAGCTTCAGACGATGCTGTTGTCCAATACGGCACCTGATATTTTCATCATTGCCGCAGAAAACCGCAATGAGATTATCGATGGCGGTTACGCGCTCGATTTGACTGACGAACCATTCATGTCCGTTATGTTGGACAGTAACAAACCGATGCTAAGTAAAGATGGAAGAACATATGCCTTCACTCAAAGCGGATGGGCAGGCGGCTTGTTTTATAACAAACAATTGTTTCAAAAAGCTGGCATCACTAAATTGCCAGAAACATGGGATGAGTTCATCCAGGACTGCTTGAAGCTTAAAGAAGCGGGCATCATTCCACTCTATGACAGAATGCATGATATTACGATTATTCATTCCGCCATGTTCGGCAGCAATGTACTAACGAAAGACCCAACGTTCGACGAGAAGCTGTTTAAGGGCGAGGCAACATTTGCTGAAGGATGGACTGAAGTGCTAACGATGTGGAAGGAAGGGCTTATCGATAATAAAATTTTGACGCCAGATATGATTGGACTAACCGGTGACCAAGTAATGAACGAGTTCTCCCTTGGCAACGTAGCGATGTTCCCTGGCGGCCCTTGGAACATTGCCACAATTGAGAAAACGAATCCCGATATTGAGTTCGAAATTATGCCGATTCCAGGAAAAGAACCCGGCAACAAATATTACAACGGTGCTCCTGGTGTAGGTTTCGCTGTCAACAGTAAAACGAAAAACAAGGAAGAAGCTTTGCTGTTCCTCGAATATATGACAACGCAAGAAGGGTTGAAGCAATTCGAGGAAGGCACTGGCGGCATCATTACAGCTCACGGTTATGAAAGCAAAGTCCACCCGGCGTATGCACCAGCATATAACGATGGGCTGATGGCAGGAAAAATTTATTTGCCAATGGTATCGTGGGACAGACATCAAGAAGCGCTGCGCAACCAATTCCTTGTATCGATCCAAGATATAGCCGTAAACAAAATAACACCGGAGCAAGCAACGGCTTCACTAGATAAGAAACTGAAAGAAATGGAAAATAAATAA
- a CDS encoding sugar ABC transporter permease — protein MVKYVRQLQFLLFLLPILAIYSLFTIYPLIKSFFLSFTNFDGYTEAYDFIGLKNYVRIFSDDAITSAISYTLFFTFGKALLVTLLAIPLAMILDQKFLTRNIHRAIFFFPSIPSGLLLAYIWGFILAPIGSGVLNSVLSELFNIGPQPWLSAPLLAKLSTIVVATWAITGWHAVLYLAFLQSIPKDYYEAASIDGANRLQQIRFITFPLLAPAMTVSVMLLLTGGLKVFEIPFALTKGGPGYETYSITQVIVLRGISETQYGLASAMSIVFFLIVLAIAIFQVTVMQRREQGIQ, from the coding sequence ATGGTCAAATATGTTCGTCAACTACAGTTTCTATTGTTTTTGCTTCCGATTCTAGCTATATACTCATTGTTTACGATCTATCCGCTGATCAAATCGTTTTTCTTGAGCTTTACTAATTTTGATGGATATACGGAGGCATATGATTTTATTGGCTTGAAAAACTATGTGCGGATATTTAGTGATGATGCGATTACATCCGCCATTTCCTATACGTTATTTTTTACTTTTGGCAAGGCTTTGCTTGTTACGTTGTTAGCTATCCCGCTCGCTATGATATTGGATCAAAAATTTTTAACGAGAAACATTCATCGCGCCATCTTTTTCTTTCCGTCGATTCCAAGCGGCTTGCTGCTTGCCTATATTTGGGGATTTATCCTTGCACCGATTGGGTCAGGGGTACTGAACTCCGTCCTTAGTGAGCTGTTTAACATCGGTCCTCAGCCATGGCTATCCGCCCCGTTGCTAGCGAAACTGTCAACAATCGTCGTGGCAACATGGGCGATAACAGGATGGCACGCAGTGTTGTATTTGGCATTTCTGCAATCCATTCCGAAAGATTATTATGAAGCTGCCTCAATAGATGGGGCGAATCGTTTACAACAAATTCGGTTTATAACTTTTCCACTGCTGGCACCTGCGATGACGGTCAGCGTCATGCTGCTGCTTACCGGCGGTCTCAAAGTATTCGAAATTCCATTCGCATTGACAAAGGGCGGGCCTGGCTATGAAACTTACTCGATAACCCAGGTCATCGTATTAAGGGGAATATCTGAAACACAATACGGTCTAGCATCGGCAATGTCGATCGTCTTCTTCCTAATAGTGTTAGCGATTGCTATCTTCCAAGTTACAGTAATGCAACGAAGGGAGCAGGGCATACAATGA